A genomic segment from Bacteroidia bacterium encodes:
- a CDS encoding LysR family transcriptional regulator, giving the protein MESKYRVNGSIWIEGKHGAFIGHGRVLLLEGIQKFGSITKAARAMKMSYRQAWELVNSMNKESRSPLVETASGGTGGGGTSLTPEGRRAIATYRKLNDEFSRFREDLTRDLKL; this is encoded by the coding sequence ATGGAATCAAAGTACCGTGTAAACGGAAGTATTTGGATTGAAGGAAAACACGGTGCCTTTATCGGGCACGGTCGGGTTTTGCTTCTCGAAGGAATTCAAAAATTTGGTTCCATTACAAAGGCCGCACGTGCCATGAAGATGTCCTACCGGCAAGCCTGGGAACTTGTAAACTCTATGAATAAAGAATCGCGGAGCCCGCTGGTAGAAACAGCTTCGGGCGGAACCGGAGGTGGTGGCACCTCACTGACTCCGGAAGGAAGAAGAGCAATTGCCACCTACAGAAAGCTGAACGATGAATTTTCCCGGTTCAGGGAAGATCTTACCCGCGATCTCAAGCTTTGA
- a CDS encoding molybdopterin molybdotransferase MoeA: MNYMISVEFARELILETCRSGKRIAVPAQKALGFVLGEPVSAPASLPAFDQSAMDGYAFRIDDLKEHKTLRLAGIAAAGKTKTVKVSKGEAIRIFTGAVIPPGADTVVMQENTEVINGVLSIRVIPPRGANIRLAGSQIKKGEVALPTGTLLGPAAIGFVASMGITKLKIFARPRIHILVNGNELKRSGVKIKKGEIHESNSLMLESALHEMNVRDVKKEFCPDNPVLLLKKVKKALKECDILLLTGGISVGDYDFTRSVLQKAGVDEVFYKVKQKPGKPLCFGTKNKKLIFALPGNPAAALTCFYEYVKPAVYRVMGLPSPPLPALRLPLIGSYSKKKGLTHFLKGIHDGKQVRLTVGQESFILRSFAEANCLVCIPEDCETVLENADIEVHPL, encoded by the coding sequence ATGAACTACATGATCAGTGTTGAATTTGCCCGGGAACTCATCCTCGAAACCTGCCGAAGCGGCAAACGGATAGCGGTACCCGCTCAAAAGGCTCTGGGCTTCGTGCTTGGAGAACCCGTTTCTGCTCCTGCATCACTGCCAGCTTTTGACCAGAGTGCCATGGACGGATATGCCTTTCGTATAGACGATCTTAAGGAGCATAAAACCCTGCGCCTGGCCGGCATTGCCGCTGCCGGAAAAACCAAAACCGTTAAAGTAAGTAAGGGAGAGGCTATAAGGATATTTACAGGCGCAGTAATTCCACCGGGAGCTGATACGGTGGTGATGCAGGAAAATACCGAAGTCATTAACGGGGTACTGAGTATCCGTGTTATTCCTCCACGGGGCGCAAACATCCGTTTGGCAGGATCCCAGATCAAAAAAGGGGAAGTAGCCCTCCCGACCGGAACTTTACTGGGTCCGGCGGCCATTGGTTTTGTTGCTTCAATGGGAATTACCAAACTGAAAATATTCGCCCGGCCGCGAATCCATATATTGGTGAACGGGAACGAACTGAAACGAAGCGGAGTTAAAATTAAAAAAGGAGAAATCCATGAATCCAACTCCCTAATGCTCGAATCCGCCTTGCATGAAATGAATGTACGGGATGTTAAAAAAGAATTCTGCCCTGACAATCCTGTTCTCCTGCTGAAAAAAGTAAAAAAAGCACTTAAAGAATGTGACATCCTGCTCCTGACCGGAGGAATATCTGTGGGAGATTACGACTTCACGCGGAGTGTGCTGCAAAAGGCCGGTGTGGATGAAGTATTTTATAAGGTGAAACAAAAACCCGGTAAACCCCTTTGCTTCGGCACAAAAAACAAGAAACTCATTTTCGCTCTGCCCGGAAATCCAGCCGCCGCGCTTACCTGCTTCTATGAATATGTTAAACCCGCAGTGTACCGGGTGATGGGACTCCCCTCTCCGCCACTTCCGGCCCTGCGTTTACCCCTGATCGGGTCCTATTCTAAAAAGAAGGGACTTACGCATTTCCTCAAAGGAATTCACGACGGAAAACAAGTCCGGCTTACGGTAGGCCAGGAATCCTTTATCCTAAGAAGTTTCGCCGAAGCCAATTGCCTGGTTTGTATCCCCGAAGACTGTGAAACTGTTTTGGAAAACGCTGATATTGAAGTACATCCACTATAG
- a CDS encoding sulfite exporter TauE/SafE family protein, translating to MPLSELILFTVLLSAVAFLYASVGHGGASGYLALMALFGFSTVVMRSSSLVLNVLVSFIAFLQFYRAGYFRWRLLLWFALPAVPAAFLGAMVDVDDQLYKRILGIILLFPVLRLLGLFGKESEEQRKVIVPVALILGAGIGFLSGMIGIGGGIILSPVILFLRWGNLKEAAAASALFIFLNSLSGLGGMMVKGFDPDPYLWIWVGAGVLGGTAGAWFGSSVVNKKILKGSLALVLTVACYKLLTI from the coding sequence ATGCCATTAAGTGAACTGATACTTTTTACCGTATTGCTTTCCGCAGTGGCGTTTCTCTACGCATCTGTTGGTCACGGAGGCGCGAGCGGCTATCTGGCTCTCATGGCTTTATTCGGCTTTAGCACCGTTGTTATGAGATCCTCGTCATTGGTGCTCAACGTACTGGTGTCCTTTATTGCTTTCCTGCAATTCTACCGCGCCGGATACTTCCGGTGGAGACTACTTCTTTGGTTCGCACTGCCGGCAGTGCCGGCGGCTTTTCTCGGGGCAATGGTAGATGTGGACGATCAGTTATATAAACGCATCCTTGGAATCATTCTTCTGTTTCCGGTACTGCGGCTTCTGGGTCTTTTCGGGAAAGAGTCGGAAGAACAGAGAAAGGTGATTGTTCCCGTAGCGCTTATCCTTGGTGCAGGAATTGGGTTTTTGTCGGGGATGATTGGCATCGGAGGAGGAATAATTCTTTCGCCGGTGATTCTATTCTTGCGTTGGGGAAATTTAAAGGAAGCCGCCGCGGCATCGGCCTTATTCATTTTTCTTAATTCGCTGAGTGGGCTTGGTGGAATGATGGTGAAGGGCTTTGATCCTGATCCTTATCTGTGGATCTGGGTTGGAGCTGGTGTGCTGGGAGGAACGGCCGGTGCCTGGTTCGGGAGTTCGGTTGTTAATAAGAAAATTCTGAAGGGGTCGCTGGCATTGGTTCTGACTGTGGCCTGTTATAAACTGCTAACCATATAA
- a CDS encoding molybdenum cofactor biosynthesis protein MoaE, whose product MTKEPKNVFRDGPIGTAFIADSIAKHSVKTSIGGHSIFLGQVRADVIGGTPVRAIEYTAYTEMANEEMHRIREEAFRKFELTCMHIYHSLGTVKAGEICLFVFTSSPHRAAACDACRWIVEEIKAKAPVWGKEILEDESSVWKKENQNFTAHG is encoded by the coding sequence ATGACCAAAGAACCAAAAAACGTGTTCCGCGATGGACCCATCGGAACTGCATTCATTGCAGACAGCATCGCCAAGCATAGCGTAAAGACAAGCATTGGAGGGCATTCCATTTTTCTGGGACAGGTACGTGCGGATGTCATCGGAGGCACACCGGTGCGTGCGATTGAATATACTGCATACACGGAAATGGCCAATGAAGAAATGCACCGCATACGGGAGGAAGCTTTCCGAAAGTTTGAATTAACGTGCATGCACATCTATCATAGCCTTGGGACGGTAAAAGCCGGAGAGATCTGTCTTTTCGTGTTTACCTCCTCCCCTCACCGTGCGGCGGCTTGCGATGCCTGCCGTTGGATCGTTGAGGAGATAAAAGCCAAGGCTCCTGTATGGGGAAAAGAAATTCTGGAGGATGAAAGCAGCGTTTGGAAAAAAGAAAATCAAAATTTTACTGCACATGGTTGA
- a CDS encoding cbb3-type cytochrome c oxidase subunit I encodes MKKEIGVIFFLLACVALLIGLVFGAIAAFQFVQPGLLEAIGFHKTRPIHVSFVVGWIFLASVGGIYFYLQRNLGLTLYSRPLAKIHAWLFVITAAGIGVSYLAGKFGGREYWEFPVAFAVPIALSWILFAWNYFRTIRKRKEPWPVYLWMWSTGVIFFLLTFSESYLWLIPYFRDNIVRDLTVQWKAYGALVGSWNMLVYGTAIFLMEQTRKDGSVANSRLAFLMYFLGFTNLLFGWAHHLYTVPNQPWVRYISYFVSMTELIILARIIYKWRATLTDAMKEFHFFPSRFLAASEWWVFLNLILALAISVPAINLYTHGTHVTVAHAMGSSIGINTMILMASLTYAATLVGPSEYDAGEKKRMIFGFWLLQISLLVFWCSLIGAGVYRGIHIIERGTSFGEIMNGARPFFWVFAWSGLGILAGLAIILLPLTDKFFEYLRKKED; translated from the coding sequence ATGAAAAAGGAGATTGGGGTCATATTCTTTCTGCTGGCTTGCGTAGCTCTTCTCATTGGGCTCGTGTTTGGCGCCATAGCGGCATTTCAGTTCGTTCAGCCGGGATTACTGGAGGCGATCGGTTTTCATAAAACCCGTCCTATCCATGTGTCTTTTGTGGTGGGATGGATCTTTCTTGCTTCCGTAGGAGGAATCTACTTTTACTTACAACGAAACCTCGGGCTCACACTCTATTCACGTCCGCTGGCCAAGATCCATGCCTGGCTGTTTGTGATCACGGCCGCAGGAATCGGCGTGAGCTACCTGGCCGGGAAATTCGGTGGACGCGAATACTGGGAGTTTCCCGTAGCCTTTGCTGTACCCATCGCCTTATCCTGGATTCTTTTTGCCTGGAACTATTTCCGCACGATCCGTAAACGCAAAGAACCCTGGCCGGTGTATCTCTGGATGTGGTCAACCGGAGTGATTTTCTTTTTGCTGACCTTCTCCGAGTCCTACCTCTGGCTCATTCCTTATTTCAGAGACAATATTGTACGCGACCTTACCGTGCAGTGGAAGGCCTACGGCGCACTGGTGGGGTCCTGGAATATGCTGGTCTATGGTACTGCCATTTTTTTGATGGAGCAAACACGCAAGGATGGGTCGGTGGCTAACTCACGGCTGGCATTTTTGATGTATTTCCTGGGATTCACCAATCTTTTGTTCGGGTGGGCACATCATTTATATACCGTACCCAATCAGCCCTGGGTGAGGTACATTTCCTATTTCGTGAGCATGACAGAACTGATCATCCTTGCCCGGATCATATATAAATGGAGAGCCACCCTTACCGATGCGATGAAGGAATTTCATTTTTTCCCTTCCCGCTTTCTGGCTGCATCCGAGTGGTGGGTGTTTTTGAACCTCATCCTCGCCCTGGCCATCTCCGTTCCGGCGATCAATCTCTATACCCATGGAACCCACGTAACGGTGGCCCATGCTATGGGCAGTTCCATTGGTATCAATACTATGATTCTTATGGCTTCTCTTACCTATGCGGCAACACTGGTGGGACCCTCCGAATACGATGCAGGTGAAAAAAAGCGAATGATCTTTGGTTTTTGGTTGTTGCAGATCTCCCTGTTGGTTTTCTGGTGCAGTTTGATCGGTGCAGGGGTGTACCGAGGAATCCACATCATTGAGCGGGGAACTTCTTTCGGAGAAATTATGAACGGAGCCAGACCATTTTTTTGGGTCTTTGCCTGGTCCGGCCTGGGGATCCTTGCCGGTTTAGCAATTATTTTATTGCCCCTGACAGATAAATTTTTTGAGTACCTGAGAAAAAAAGAAGATTAA
- a CDS encoding cytochrome c, which translates to MGTFGVYSWMVYESGAGEERGMEMLTEDAKSGKLKFQERNCIACHQLYGLGGYMGPDLTNVISAAGKGPAYAESFLRNGSSRMPDFDFSEEEIRQLLAFLAYVDKTGISPPTDAVIEKDGSLTLPGSR; encoded by the coding sequence GTGGGGACGTTCGGTGTGTATTCCTGGATGGTTTACGAGAGCGGAGCGGGGGAAGAAAGAGGTATGGAGATGCTGACGGAGGACGCGAAATCCGGGAAATTGAAATTTCAGGAACGGAATTGTATCGCCTGTCATCAATTATATGGCTTGGGCGGATACATGGGACCGGATTTAACCAACGTGATATCTGCCGCCGGGAAAGGACCCGCTTATGCGGAATCATTTCTTCGAAACGGCTCATCCCGCATGCCGGATTTTGATTTTTCAGAGGAGGAGATAAGGCAATTGCTTGCGTTTCTCGCGTATGTTGACAAAACCGGAATCTCTCCGCCCACCGATGCTGTGATTGAAAAGGACGGCAGCCTTACTTTACCCGGATCCAGATGA
- a CDS encoding molybdenum cofactor guanylyltransferase, producing MNPNTEITGIVLAGGKSSRMGRDKGLIEVNGTPLVSRAIYLLQRYCGSVIISSGNSAYDRFGAPRIVDEIPNMGPVGGMISCIKKTETPWLLFLGCDMPLLDGEVLDLLVAAHREEKDAVVIRHNGEAEPLCGLYSRKALPHFEAALRGENYRLKDILNKLKTQFIDLPTPIFVRSFRSMNTPDEFRVIETLIS from the coding sequence ATGAATCCGAACACTGAAATCACGGGAATTGTACTCGCCGGAGGGAAGAGTTCAAGAATGGGTCGCGACAAGGGACTCATAGAGGTGAACGGCACTCCCCTCGTTTCGCGTGCGATTTATCTTCTACAGAGATACTGTGGCAGTGTAATAATCAGCAGTGGAAATTCAGCGTACGACCGGTTTGGAGCACCCCGAATTGTCGATGAAATTCCCAATATGGGCCCTGTTGGCGGCATGATCAGCTGCATAAAAAAAACAGAAACACCATGGCTGCTGTTTCTGGGATGTGACATGCCATTGCTCGATGGAGAGGTGCTGGATCTGCTGGTTGCTGCCCACCGGGAAGAGAAGGATGCGGTAGTGATCCGTCATAACGGAGAAGCGGAACCACTTTGCGGCCTTTATTCCCGGAAAGCACTGCCCCACTTTGAAGCTGCATTACGCGGGGAAAATTATCGCCTGAAGGATATTCTGAATAAACTCAAAACGCAATTTATTGATCTTCCAACACCTATCTTTGTACGTTCCTTCCGGAGCATGAATACTCCGGATGAGTTCCGGGTGATTGAAACACTGATATCATGA
- a CDS encoding bifunctional molybdenum cofactor biosynthesis protein MoaC/MoaB, translating to MVDITHKPTTLRHAIATATLKVSRQETIDAIRNKTVPKGDVFEMAKAAGLLGVKKTSDLIPDCHPLPVEFAAVRYSVEGLSVVIEMEVKTIYRTGVEVEAMHGVSVVALTMYDMLKPIDKQIEITGIRLLEKKGGKTDFTDQFRKDLKAAVIVCSDTISKGKKEDKAGKAIMASLEKNGVTVSHYSVIPDESDIIRDTLNAQRASGFDLVIFTGGTGLSPRDVTPEAIRPLLDREIPGISEAARNYGQDRTPYSMLSRSVAGLCGNMLVLALPGSTKGARETMDALFPSVLHVFRIMEGAQHYQNG from the coding sequence ATGGTTGATATCACACATAAACCTACCACGCTTCGGCACGCAATCGCCACTGCTACACTGAAAGTAAGCAGGCAGGAAACCATCGATGCCATCCGGAATAAAACCGTTCCCAAGGGAGATGTTTTTGAAATGGCTAAAGCAGCGGGTTTGCTGGGAGTAAAGAAAACCAGTGACTTGATTCCCGATTGCCATCCGCTACCCGTAGAATTTGCGGCCGTGAGGTATTCCGTTGAAGGCTTATCCGTAGTGATTGAAATGGAAGTAAAAACTATCTATCGCACCGGGGTGGAAGTAGAAGCGATGCATGGCGTTTCAGTGGTTGCCCTAACCATGTACGATATGCTCAAGCCGATTGATAAACAGATTGAGATCACCGGGATACGGCTTCTGGAAAAAAAGGGAGGGAAAACAGACTTTACAGATCAGTTCCGTAAAGACCTTAAAGCAGCCGTAATTGTCTGTTCTGATACCATCTCCAAAGGAAAAAAAGAGGACAAGGCGGGTAAAGCCATCATGGCTTCTCTGGAAAAGAACGGTGTCACCGTCAGTCACTATTCGGTGATTCCCGATGAAAGCGACATCATCCGAGACACATTAAATGCACAACGCGCCTCCGGATTTGACCTGGTTATATTCACCGGGGGAACCGGTCTTTCTCCCCGGGATGTGACTCCCGAAGCAATACGGCCTTTACTGGATCGCGAAATACCCGGCATTTCTGAGGCCGCCCGGAATTATGGGCAGGATCGCACACCTTACTCCATGCTTTCCCGGTCAGTGGCAGGTCTCTGCGGAAATATGCTGGTGCTCGCTCTGCCTGGTTCAACGAAAGGTGCTCGTGAGACAATGGATGCATTGTTCCCTTCCGTGCTCCACGTCTTCAGAATAATGGAAGGTGCTCAACACTATCAAAATGGCTGA
- the ric gene encoding iron-sulfur cluster repair di-iron protein, protein MSQYGESTLKELVSNDYRKAEVFRKYGLDFCCGGKKQLQKACSDKGISLDQVEKELSVAEQQPVVPSQDYNQWGLDFLADYIVNTHHKYVVRTIPTLYEYTQKVSKVHGGEHPEVKEIADDFLKAVDELNRHMMKEEHILFPYIKVLVEAEKAGTQVSPPGFGTIANPIRMMEMEHELVGDVMDHIEKLSSGFNPPPDACNTYRVSFAKLKEFTDDLHQHIHLENNILFPKAIELEKKLLNP, encoded by the coding sequence ATGAGTCAATACGGTGAGAGTACCTTAAAGGAACTCGTTTCTAACGATTACCGAAAGGCAGAAGTATTCAGAAAATACGGACTTGATTTTTGCTGTGGTGGGAAGAAGCAGTTACAGAAAGCTTGTTCCGACAAAGGCATATCGCTGGACCAGGTTGAAAAGGAATTGTCGGTGGCTGAGCAGCAACCCGTTGTTCCATCCCAGGATTACAATCAGTGGGGTTTGGATTTTCTGGCGGACTATATTGTTAATACGCATCACAAATATGTTGTGCGCACTATTCCCACCTTGTACGAATACACCCAAAAAGTTTCAAAGGTGCATGGAGGAGAGCATCCGGAGGTGAAGGAGATCGCAGATGATTTCCTGAAAGCTGTGGATGAGTTGAACCGGCATATGATGAAGGAGGAGCATATTCTTTTTCCATACATTAAGGTGCTGGTGGAAGCGGAAAAGGCGGGAACACAGGTTTCACCTCCCGGTTTTGGAACCATTGCCAATCCAATACGGATGATGGAGATGGAACATGAGCTGGTAGGAGATGTAATGGATCATATTGAGAAGCTCTCTTCCGGGTTTAATCCTCCTCCGGATGCATGCAACACCTATCGTGTGAGTTTTGCGAAGTTGAAAGAATTCACGGATGACCTGCACCAGCACATACATCTTGAAAACAATATTCTGTTCCCAAAGGCGATTGAGCTTGAGAAGAAACTTTTAAACCCCTGA
- a CDS encoding HesA/MoeB/ThiF family protein → MMLNKDQIERYSRHLLLEGVGTEGQEKLCSSRVLIIGAGGLGCPAGLYLAAAGVGKIGIIDFDRIEISNLQRQVLYRTSDTGLSKALKAGERLSELNPLIRIQVYDRKLDTAAALELFPEYDVIIDGSDNFSTRYLVNDACVLTGRPLIYGSIHRFEGQLSVFNALLPDGTRGPTYRCLFPEPPAQGSIGNCSEVGVLGTLPGMIGTMQASEAIKLITGAGEPLSGKLLLMNSLTMEFTTLHFSRKAHPAISREHFLRTDYDLACGTTEKSGDISELEPEELSRLLENRTELFIVDVREHGELPEDEGLADARWPLSTLEGAGNTVPEDKQVILFCKSGIRSRKAARILGRQSKLSTLYSLRGGILAWLQNNMS, encoded by the coding sequence ATGATGCTTAACAAAGATCAAATAGAGCGCTACAGCCGGCACTTGTTACTGGAAGGAGTCGGCACGGAAGGACAGGAGAAACTTTGTTCCTCCCGTGTGCTCATTATAGGTGCTGGGGGCTTAGGCTGTCCGGCCGGTTTATATCTGGCGGCGGCAGGTGTGGGAAAAATCGGAATCATTGACTTTGACCGCATAGAAATAAGTAATCTTCAGCGACAAGTACTTTACCGCACCTCCGATACAGGCTTGTCGAAGGCATTGAAAGCAGGCGAGCGACTTTCCGAACTGAATCCCCTTATTCGTATTCAGGTCTATGACCGCAAACTGGATACCGCTGCAGCGCTTGAACTGTTTCCTGAATACGATGTGATTATTGACGGCAGCGATAATTTCAGCACACGCTACCTGGTAAATGACGCCTGTGTACTTACCGGCCGCCCGCTGATCTATGGTTCCATCCATCGTTTTGAAGGACAGCTTTCTGTTTTCAACGCTCTTTTACCTGATGGTACGCGCGGACCCACTTACCGTTGTTTGTTTCCAGAACCACCTGCACAGGGCAGCATTGGCAACTGTTCTGAAGTTGGTGTACTCGGCACACTGCCGGGAATGATCGGTACCATGCAGGCCTCCGAGGCAATTAAACTCATCACAGGTGCCGGCGAACCACTGAGCGGAAAATTACTGCTGATGAACAGCCTTACTATGGAGTTCACCACACTGCATTTCAGCAGAAAAGCCCATCCCGCAATCAGCCGGGAACATTTTTTGAGAACGGATTACGATCTCGCGTGCGGCACAACAGAAAAGTCCGGCGATATTTCTGAACTGGAACCGGAAGAACTTTCCCGCTTGCTTGAAAACAGAACGGAATTGTTTATAGTGGATGTGCGCGAACACGGGGAACTCCCGGAAGATGAAGGACTGGCGGATGCGCGCTGGCCCCTTTCAACACTGGAAGGCGCCGGCAATACTGTTCCGGAAGATAAACAGGTTATCCTGTTTTGTAAGAGCGGCATCCGAAGCCGCAAAGCTGCCCGTATTCTTGGCCGGCAAAGCAAACTATCCACCCTTTACAGCCTGCGTGGAGGAATCCTTGCCTGGCTGCAAAATAATATGAGCTGA
- a CDS encoding MoaD/ThiS family protein, which produces MSYTVRFFGKIADLTGSAQTQMPFATGLQELILELQKQYPALQGQTYLVTVNRQVRDIEGGLNPGDEIALLPPFSGG; this is translated from the coding sequence ATGAGTTATACCGTACGCTTCTTCGGAAAGATTGCCGACCTCACCGGCTCAGCGCAAACGCAGATGCCGTTCGCGACCGGATTGCAGGAATTGATCCTGGAACTACAGAAACAGTATCCTGCTCTTCAGGGACAAACGTACCTTGTAACCGTAAACCGGCAGGTCAGGGATATAGAAGGCGGACTAAACCCGGGCGATGAGATTGCTCTCTTACCTCCTTTTTCCGGTGGATGA